A region of Beijerinckia sp. 28-YEA-48 DNA encodes the following proteins:
- a CDS encoding NAD(P)-binding domain-containing protein, translated as MSSIGIIGSGNIGASIARLLGRAGIAATLSNSRGAESLRELVRELGPSIKAGSRAEAAQADIVFVAVNWTKIPAALAGLPDWKGRIVVDANNPIEGPLFKPAELNGRASSEVFADLVPGARVVKAFNHLVAAVLAGDPHAEGGRRVLFYSGDDARAKAEIAALIDRLGFFGIDLGGLAVGARLVQFPGGPLPVHNLVKFG; from the coding sequence ATGAGCAGCATTGGCATTATCGGTTCGGGCAATATCGGCGCATCGATCGCGCGGCTTCTCGGTCGCGCTGGCATCGCGGCGACGCTTTCCAACAGTCGCGGGGCGGAGTCGCTCCGCGAGCTGGTGCGGGAGCTCGGCCCTTCGATCAAGGCGGGCAGCCGCGCGGAAGCAGCACAGGCCGATATCGTCTTCGTTGCTGTCAATTGGACGAAGATCCCGGCGGCACTGGCGGGTCTGCCGGATTGGAAGGGGCGCATCGTCGTCGATGCCAACAATCCGATCGAGGGGCCATTGTTCAAGCCGGCTGAATTGAATGGTCGGGCTTCGAGCGAAGTGTTCGCCGATCTGGTTCCCGGCGCGCGCGTGGTGAAGGCCTTCAATCACCTCGTGGCTGCCGTGTTGGCCGGCGATCCGCACGCCGAGGGTGGCCGGCGTGTCCTGTTCTATTCGGGCGATGATGCGAGGGCGAAGGCCGAAATCGCCGCGCTGATCGACAGGCTCGGCTTTTTCGGCATCGATCTGGGCGGGCTCGCTGTTGGCGCCCGGCTGGTGCAATTTCCCGGCGGTCCTCTGCCGGTGCATAACCTCGTCAAGTTCGGCTGA